A genomic region of Anas platyrhynchos isolate ZD024472 breed Pekin duck chromosome 19, IASCAAS_PekinDuck_T2T, whole genome shotgun sequence contains the following coding sequences:
- the LOC119713151 gene encoding uncharacterized protein isoform X1, whose amino-acid sequence MELPLKQGKSRWSAFISGIHTPGIRARCPGQRRSCSGATASSCGACCKGRGIEGFLGHKSPFRLVESGSQQIEKVKQGNKCGRSPVSLPWDCGASNSTGAVLPGGQMGSACFPWLSLLLLSGLALRPGIAVPTGDPAEGTNGFFSDKTTVIVYRCKDCDSKICRLSSYEIFDKIGETKNGTLSNDIIQLVTTETHIIMCFQQEIKYLNEVYAIFWQKNWGIGESCGNLELGENEVHHITEEEKICCAVEAEEIQPHVANLNCFVKSKSTSLIYETHDDITLDNPTDPGSGKTIVITVTFLFLGVCAAALALYHVQRILSGQGPVVVLYQIFKGAMKPNQACESGRSQPFEASSTNETKQALMPAASFLNKV is encoded by the exons ATGGAGTTGCCCTtaaaacaagggaaaagccGTTGGTCTGCCTTTATCTCAGGAATCCACACTCCTGGAATCAGAGCTCGATGTCCTGGGCAAAGGAGAAGCTGCTCAGGAGCCACAGCTTCCAGCTGTGGGGCTTGCTGCAAAGGAAGAGGCATTGAAGGCTTCCTTGGACACAAATCACCTTTCAG ACTTGTTGAGAGTGGCAGTCAGCAGATCGAGAAGGTGAAACAG GGAAACAAGTGCGGGAGGAGCCCAGTGAGCCTGCCTTGGGACTGTGGAGCATCCAACAGCACCGGAGCCGTGCTCCCAGGTGGACAGATGGGCTCTGCCTGCTTCCCGTGGCTGAGCTTGCTGCTTCTCAGTGGCCTCGCTCTGCGGCCAG GTATTGCTGTGCCAACAGGTGACCCTGCTGAAGGGACAAATGGCTTTTTCTCTGACAAAACAACCGTAATAGTCTACCGCTGTAAAGATTGTGACAGCAAAATTTGCCGATTATCCAGTTATGAGATCTTTGATAAAATTGGAGAAACTAAAAATGGAACATTATCAAATGACATAATTCAGTTGGTGACCACTGAAACTCACATCATTATGTGCTTTCAGCAAGAAATTAAGTATCTTAATGAAGTTTATGCCATCTTCTGGCAGAAAAACTGGGGAATAGGAGAATCCTGTGGCAACCTGGAGCTTGGAG AAAATGAGGTGCATCACAtcacagaggaggagaaaatcTGCTGTGCAGTAGAGGCAGAAGAAATCCAACCACATGTGGCTAACCTGAACTGCTTCGTTAAAAGCAAGAGTACAAGCTTAATATACGAGACCCACGATGATATAACTCTAG aTAATCCAACAGATCCAGGCAGCGGCAAGACAATTGTCATCACtgtcactttcctgtttcttggggtttgtgcagcagcactggcactgtATCATGTTCAAAGAATCCTAAGTGGTCAAG GACCTGTCGTAGTGCTCTATCAGATTTTTAAAG GTGCTATGAAACCCAATCAGGCTTGTGAAAGTGGAAGGTCACAGCCATTTGAAGCATCATCTACAAATGAGACAAAGCAGGCCCTTATGCCAGCAGCATCCTTCTTAAACAAAGTCTAG
- the CD7 gene encoding T-cell antigen CD7 isoform X1, whose amino-acid sequence MRLSEEEKLRKKMPQTPDSPFLPMMSGEENAFLEQSTDVVSVWEGDSVSITCSMYDSENELGMYLRTRVQPENVLYVPKDKKPTANKAFVDRIKYSKEGAKLTVTLLNVRESDSNFYLCTRFIMRNDHHVRLDGKTTIVVVKAPVVPPLKLGINKRGAGIIEQSPLVVDIQQGQSLNITCALNSSYKDEEICLLKTHTQPEGVLCVSSQKALEIFPVFANRLEYSKEEKKLVITLHNLQQSDNDVYVCAAVLNNSFLFSVSQRGTMVMVKGGEETAFTNSSWAYYGLIIMAVLLLSVLMCYALYRVHMKKYFQKRKTNAVYEDMSYSSRRNTFVKPNVYNDCT is encoded by the exons ATGAGGCTCTCTGAGGAggagaaactgaggaaaaagatGCCTCAAACACCAGATAGCCCTTTTCTCCCCATGATGTCTG gtgaagaaaatgcatttcttgaACAGTCAACAGATGTTGTCAGTGTTTGGGAAGGAGACTCCGTCAGCATAACTTGCTCAATGTACGATTCAGAAAATGAACTGGGGATGTACTTGAGGACTAGAGTACaaccagaaaatgttttatatgtTCCCAAGGATAAGAAACCAACTGCTAATAAAGCTTTTGTGGATCGCATCAAGTATTCAAAGGAAGGAGCAAAACTCACAGTAACTCTGCTCAATGTACGGGAATCTGATTCAAATTTCTACCTATGCACCAGGTTTATTATGAGAAATGACCATCATGTCAGGCTGGATGGGAAGACAACCATTGTAGTGGTGAAAGCTCCTGTGGTTCCACCTCTTAAATTAGGAATTAATAAACGTGGAG CTGGAATTATTGAACAGTCACCACTCGTTGTCGATATTCAACAAGGCCAGTCTCTCAACATTACCTGTGCATTGAATAGTTCATATAAAGATGAAGAGATCTGCTTGCTCAAGACTCACACGCAACCTGAAGGAGTGCTATGTGTTTCAAGTCAGAAAGCTCTAGAAATCTTTCCTGTTTTTGCTAATCGCTTGGAGTAttcaaaggaagagaagaaactaGTGATAACGTTACACAACCTACAGCAAAGTGACAAtgatgtgtatgtgtgtgctgcagtgctgaacaattcctttctcttctcagtGAGCCAAAGAGGCACCATGGTGATGGTTAAAG gaggggaggagacaGCATTCACTAATAGTTCCTGGGCCTACTATGGTCTTATCATcatggcagtgctgctgctttctgtgctgATGTGCTACGCCCTGTACCGTGTCCAT atgaagaaatatttccagaaaagaaaaacaaatgcagtgTATGAAGATATGTCTTACAGTTCTAGACGCAACACTTTTGTCAAACCTAACGTTTACAACGATTGCACTTAA
- the LOC106016586 gene encoding uncharacterized protein isoform X4 codes for MQGDEFGRSPVSLPQDRGASNSTGAVLPGGQMGSACFPWLSLLLLSGLALRPGIAAPTGGPAERTNGFSSDNTHVTVYRCKDCDSEICRLSNYESFDKIGETQNGTFSNDIIQLLTTETQIIMCFQQEIQYLNEVYAIVVQTDWGIGESCGNLELGENEVHHITEEEKICCAVETEEIQPHVANLNCYVENKISSIYQTPDNITPDNPTDPDSSKTIGITATFLILGVCAAALALYCVQRTRSGQGRVVVLYQIFKVNGERQLSSEGAIKPNQACESGRSQPFEASSTNETNQALMPAASSNKV; via the exons GGAGATGAGTTTGGGAGGAGCCCGGTGAGCCTGCCCCAGGATCGTGGAGCATCCAACAGCACCGGAGCTGTGCTCCCAGGTGGACAGATGGGCTCTGCCTGCTTCCCGTGGCTGAGCTTGCTGCTTCTCAGTGGCCTCGCTCTGCGGCCAG GTATTGCTGCGCCAACAGGTGGCCCTGCTGAACGGACAAATGGCTTTTCCTCTGACAATACACATGTGACAGTTTATCGTTGTAAAGATTGTGACAGCGAAATTTGCCGATTATCCAATTATGAGAGCTTTGATAAAATTGGAGAAACGCAAAATGGGACATTTTCAAATGACATAATTCAGTTGTTGACCACTGAAACTCAAATCATTATGTGCTTTCAGCAAGAAATTCAGTATCTTAATGAAGTTTATGCCATCGTCGTGCAGACAGACTGGGGAATAGGAGAATCCTGTGGCAACCTGGAGCTTGGAG AAAATGAGGTGCATCACATcacagaagaggagaaaatctGCTGTGCAGTAGAGACAGAAGAAATCCAACCACACGTGGCTAACCTGAACTGCTACGTTGAAAATAAGATAAGCTCAATATACCAGACCCCCGATAATATAACTCCAG aTAATCCAACAGATCCAGACAGCAGCAAGACAATTGGCATCACTGCCACTTTCCTGATTCTTGGGGTTtgtgcagcagcactggcactgtATTGCGTTCAAAGAACCCGAAGTGGTCAAG GACGTGTCGTAGTGCTCTATCAGATTTTTAAAG TGAATGGAGAGAGACAGCTGTCTTCAGAAG GTGCTATAAAACCCAATCAGGCTTGTGAAAGTGGAAGGTCACAGCCATTTGAAGCATCATCTACAAATGAGACAAACCAGGCCCTTatgccagcagcatcctcaaACAAAGTCTAG
- the LOC106016586 gene encoding uncharacterized protein isoform X3, producing the protein MIRGDEFGRSPVSLPQDRGASNSTGAVLPGGQMGSACFPWLSLLLLSGLALRPGIAAPTGGPAERTNGFSSDNTHVTVYRCKDCDSEICRLSNYESFDKIGETQNGTFSNDIIQLLTTETQIIMCFQQEIQYLNEVYAIVVQTDWGIGESCGNLELGENEVHHITEEEKICCAVETEEIQPHVANLNCYVENKISSIYQTPDNITPDNPTDPDSSKTIGITATFLILGVCAAALALYCVQRTRSGQGRVVVLYQIFKVNGERQLSSEGAIKPNQACESGRSQPFEASSTNETNQALMPAASSNKV; encoded by the exons GGAGATGAGTTTGGGAGGAGCCCGGTGAGCCTGCCCCAGGATCGTGGAGCATCCAACAGCACCGGAGCTGTGCTCCCAGGTGGACAGATGGGCTCTGCCTGCTTCCCGTGGCTGAGCTTGCTGCTTCTCAGTGGCCTCGCTCTGCGGCCAG GTATTGCTGCGCCAACAGGTGGCCCTGCTGAACGGACAAATGGCTTTTCCTCTGACAATACACATGTGACAGTTTATCGTTGTAAAGATTGTGACAGCGAAATTTGCCGATTATCCAATTATGAGAGCTTTGATAAAATTGGAGAAACGCAAAATGGGACATTTTCAAATGACATAATTCAGTTGTTGACCACTGAAACTCAAATCATTATGTGCTTTCAGCAAGAAATTCAGTATCTTAATGAAGTTTATGCCATCGTCGTGCAGACAGACTGGGGAATAGGAGAATCCTGTGGCAACCTGGAGCTTGGAG AAAATGAGGTGCATCACATcacagaagaggagaaaatctGCTGTGCAGTAGAGACAGAAGAAATCCAACCACACGTGGCTAACCTGAACTGCTACGTTGAAAATAAGATAAGCTCAATATACCAGACCCCCGATAATATAACTCCAG aTAATCCAACAGATCCAGACAGCAGCAAGACAATTGGCATCACTGCCACTTTCCTGATTCTTGGGGTTtgtgcagcagcactggcactgtATTGCGTTCAAAGAACCCGAAGTGGTCAAG GACGTGTCGTAGTGCTCTATCAGATTTTTAAAG TGAATGGAGAGAGACAGCTGTCTTCAGAAG GTGCTATAAAACCCAATCAGGCTTGTGAAAGTGGAAGGTCACAGCCATTTGAAGCATCATCTACAAATGAGACAAACCAGGCCCTTatgccagcagcatcctcaaACAAAGTCTAG
- the LOC119713151 gene encoding uncharacterized protein isoform X2 → MGSACFPWLSLLLLSGLALRPGIAVPTGDPAEGTNGFFSDKTTVIVYRCKDCDSKICRLSSYEIFDKIGETKNGTLSNDIIQLVTTETHIIMCFQQEIKYLNEVYAIFWQKNWGIGESCGNLELGENEVHHITEEEKICCAVEAEEIQPHVANLNCFVKSKSTSLIYETHDDITLDNPTDPGSGKTIVITVTFLFLGVCAAALALYHVQRILSGQGPVVVLYQIFKGAMKPNQACESGRSQPFEASSTNETKQALMPAASFLNKV, encoded by the exons ATGGGCTCTGCCTGCTTCCCGTGGCTGAGCTTGCTGCTTCTCAGTGGCCTCGCTCTGCGGCCAG GTATTGCTGTGCCAACAGGTGACCCTGCTGAAGGGACAAATGGCTTTTTCTCTGACAAAACAACCGTAATAGTCTACCGCTGTAAAGATTGTGACAGCAAAATTTGCCGATTATCCAGTTATGAGATCTTTGATAAAATTGGAGAAACTAAAAATGGAACATTATCAAATGACATAATTCAGTTGGTGACCACTGAAACTCACATCATTATGTGCTTTCAGCAAGAAATTAAGTATCTTAATGAAGTTTATGCCATCTTCTGGCAGAAAAACTGGGGAATAGGAGAATCCTGTGGCAACCTGGAGCTTGGAG AAAATGAGGTGCATCACAtcacagaggaggagaaaatcTGCTGTGCAGTAGAGGCAGAAGAAATCCAACCACATGTGGCTAACCTGAACTGCTTCGTTAAAAGCAAGAGTACAAGCTTAATATACGAGACCCACGATGATATAACTCTAG aTAATCCAACAGATCCAGGCAGCGGCAAGACAATTGTCATCACtgtcactttcctgtttcttggggtttgtgcagcagcactggcactgtATCATGTTCAAAGAATCCTAAGTGGTCAAG GACCTGTCGTAGTGCTCTATCAGATTTTTAAAG GTGCTATGAAACCCAATCAGGCTTGTGAAAGTGGAAGGTCACAGCCATTTGAAGCATCATCTACAAATGAGACAAAGCAGGCCCTTATGCCAGCAGCATCCTTCTTAAACAAAGTCTAG
- the CD7 gene encoding T-cell antigen CD7 isoform X2 → MPQTSPLPAASLFLLLLRFIPGLSGEENAFLEQSTDVVSVWEGDSVSITCSMYDSENELGMYLRTRVQPENVLYVPKDKKPTANKAFVDRIKYSKEGAKLTVTLLNVRESDSNFYLCTRFIMRNDHHVRLDGKTTIVVVKAPVVPPLKLGINKRGAGIIEQSPLVVDIQQGQSLNITCALNSSYKDEEICLLKTHTQPEGVLCVSSQKALEIFPVFANRLEYSKEEKKLVITLHNLQQSDNDVYVCAAVLNNSFLFSVSQRGTMVMVKGGEETAFTNSSWAYYGLIIMAVLLLSVLMCYALYRVHMKKYFQKRKTNAVYEDMSYSSRRNTFVKPNVYNDCT, encoded by the exons ATGCCGCAGACAtcacctctcccagctgcatctctctttcttctgcttctccggTTCATCCCTGGCCTGAGTG gtgaagaaaatgcatttcttgaACAGTCAACAGATGTTGTCAGTGTTTGGGAAGGAGACTCCGTCAGCATAACTTGCTCAATGTACGATTCAGAAAATGAACTGGGGATGTACTTGAGGACTAGAGTACaaccagaaaatgttttatatgtTCCCAAGGATAAGAAACCAACTGCTAATAAAGCTTTTGTGGATCGCATCAAGTATTCAAAGGAAGGAGCAAAACTCACAGTAACTCTGCTCAATGTACGGGAATCTGATTCAAATTTCTACCTATGCACCAGGTTTATTATGAGAAATGACCATCATGTCAGGCTGGATGGGAAGACAACCATTGTAGTGGTGAAAGCTCCTGTGGTTCCACCTCTTAAATTAGGAATTAATAAACGTGGAG CTGGAATTATTGAACAGTCACCACTCGTTGTCGATATTCAACAAGGCCAGTCTCTCAACATTACCTGTGCATTGAATAGTTCATATAAAGATGAAGAGATCTGCTTGCTCAAGACTCACACGCAACCTGAAGGAGTGCTATGTGTTTCAAGTCAGAAAGCTCTAGAAATCTTTCCTGTTTTTGCTAATCGCTTGGAGTAttcaaaggaagagaagaaactaGTGATAACGTTACACAACCTACAGCAAAGTGACAAtgatgtgtatgtgtgtgctgcagtgctgaacaattcctttctcttctcagtGAGCCAAAGAGGCACCATGGTGATGGTTAAAG gaggggaggagacaGCATTCACTAATAGTTCCTGGGCCTACTATGGTCTTATCATcatggcagtgctgctgctttctgtgctgATGTGCTACGCCCTGTACCGTGTCCAT atgaagaaatatttccagaaaagaaaaacaaatgcagtgTATGAAGATATGTCTTACAGTTCTAGACGCAACACTTTTGTCAAACCTAACGTTTACAACGATTGCACTTAA
- the LOC106016586 gene encoding uncharacterized protein isoform X5, with product MGSACFPWLSLLLLSGLALRPGIAAPTGGPAERTNGFSSDNTHVTVYRCKDCDSEICRLSNYESFDKIGETQNGTFSNDIIQLLTTETQIIMCFQQEIQYLNEVYAIVVQTDWGIGESCGNLELGENEVHHITEEEKICCAVETEEIQPHVANLNCYVENKISSIYQTPDNITPDNPTDPDSSKTIGITATFLILGVCAAALALYCVQRTRSGQGRVVVLYQIFKVNGERQLSSEGAIKPNQACESGRSQPFEASSTNETNQALMPAASSNKV from the exons ATGGGCTCTGCCTGCTTCCCGTGGCTGAGCTTGCTGCTTCTCAGTGGCCTCGCTCTGCGGCCAG GTATTGCTGCGCCAACAGGTGGCCCTGCTGAACGGACAAATGGCTTTTCCTCTGACAATACACATGTGACAGTTTATCGTTGTAAAGATTGTGACAGCGAAATTTGCCGATTATCCAATTATGAGAGCTTTGATAAAATTGGAGAAACGCAAAATGGGACATTTTCAAATGACATAATTCAGTTGTTGACCACTGAAACTCAAATCATTATGTGCTTTCAGCAAGAAATTCAGTATCTTAATGAAGTTTATGCCATCGTCGTGCAGACAGACTGGGGAATAGGAGAATCCTGTGGCAACCTGGAGCTTGGAG AAAATGAGGTGCATCACATcacagaagaggagaaaatctGCTGTGCAGTAGAGACAGAAGAAATCCAACCACACGTGGCTAACCTGAACTGCTACGTTGAAAATAAGATAAGCTCAATATACCAGACCCCCGATAATATAACTCCAG aTAATCCAACAGATCCAGACAGCAGCAAGACAATTGGCATCACTGCCACTTTCCTGATTCTTGGGGTTtgtgcagcagcactggcactgtATTGCGTTCAAAGAACCCGAAGTGGTCAAG GACGTGTCGTAGTGCTCTATCAGATTTTTAAAG TGAATGGAGAGAGACAGCTGTCTTCAGAAG GTGCTATAAAACCCAATCAGGCTTGTGAAAGTGGAAGGTCACAGCCATTTGAAGCATCATCTACAAATGAGACAAACCAGGCCCTTatgccagcagcatcctcaaACAAAGTCTAG